The genomic segment TGGACGAGCCGTCCCGTAGACTGTTCCAGGTTCAGGAACGGGAGCAAGCGAGAGCCAAAGGATAGCCAGTGCGGCAAGAATCCATCTCATTTTGGCGGGCAGGCGAACACCATCGATATAGAGGGAGGCAAGTAGAGCGCCGGCACCGAATTCGAGAATGATGGGATGCGTCCAGAAGGACGCGGGCTCGCTTCCCGCAGGGATGAATGCGCCAGCAACGACGAGCGTTGAAAGGACAATCAATAATGCGGCCACGGCCCGGCGACGCGGCAAGGCGATCATGCATGCAAGCAGCGTGTAGAAAAGCATCTCGTAGTTGAGAGTCCAGCCAAGTTTGTAGACCGGCTGGGCCAGGGCTGTTCCCGGTGCTGAGAATGGGATGAATAAATATGATTTGATGATCTCGCCGGGCGTCGGCGCGCCACTGGAAAGCAACGCGGGAGAGGCTGCCAGCACGAGGAGAAACAAGCTCGTTACGGCCCAATAGAGAGGTACAATGCGGGCGATGCGTCGGAAAAGGAATTTCCAGCCAGCACCTTGCGTCGCGAAAAGCTTTTGCGACGCGTAGATCATGACAAAGCCAGAAATGGCAAAGAAGAGATCTACGCCGGCTCCGCTTCTGTCCATCACGAAGGTGCTGAACGAGCCGCCTGTCATGCCTGGGAATGATAGGGTTTCATGCAAGGCGTGGCCCAGTACCACCGACAGGGCTGCCAAAGCGCGCAGAGCTTGAACCAGCTCGAGACGGTTCGCCTCACTACGGTTCCCCTGCATCGTGAAATATCTCCTCGTTCGTCGTCTTGTTTATCTTGCCGAGGCGGGCAAGGGGGCTTCGCGCGCGATGTGACGCTGTTGCCATTGCCAACGTATGCGAGCGGCCTCCATGCCCCAAATCATGCCGAAGCCCAGGAAAACCCAGCGCCAATGGTCGATATCGATTTGAAAGCCTTGCAGAAGCATCGCGAAGAGGGGAGGCCAACAGACGTGCGCAAGATCGCGATAGGGCGACTTCATGAATGTCAGCCGAAAGCCGATGAAGCATGTCGATGCGACCAGGATCAGCCAGGTGAAGCCACCAACCCAGCCATAGGAGGCGAAGGCGTTGATGTAGGAATTGTGCGGTTCAAGGAAGAAGAACAGGCGGAAGCGCAATGGCCCGAAGCCGTTTGGTAGTTCCAGCAGCATCGGTAAGGAGCGAAGCTGATTGCCGAACCGGCCCGTGAGGCCTTCGTCATAGTCTTGCGTGACGGTGGCGCGTTGTAAGAAGAGTTCACGGGTCGTGTCGAATGAAAGAATGACAATAATGCCGAGGATCGCGATCGTTATAGCCGCCGCCGCCCATAGCAGCATACGGCGGCGCGTCGGGGCATCTTCTGCAGTGAAAAAGGTTACAATAAACATCGTGACGAGCGCGATGACCGCTGCGCCCCAGGAGCCACGCGAGAATGACAAGAATATGCCGAGAGCAACAATTCCGGTGCTGACGATCACGAGAAACGGGCGACGCGTGCGGCCAGTGATCAGTCCATGGGTGAGGTAGACAAGCGCCATGACCAGATAGGAACCAAACACGTTCGGATCCTTGAACGTGCCGCTGACACGGCCTTCATACATAACCGTGTAATCAGCTAATCCGAAGAGACCAAGATAGCCAAGAATGCCGAGGAGGGAACTGGCGACGCAGCCAAAAGTGAAGGCCTTGAGGCACAGGTCTATTCGGTCATGAGTCTTTTCCGAGAAGAACATGGCGAAGAAGACGACTGTCACGATCAGATAAAGCGACTGAAACTGAAACAACCACGAGTCGTGCTCGTTCCAATGGGGCATGAGAGCGACAAAGCCAGCGACAGTATAGATCACCCAAAGGAAGATCATCGGCATTAGCACGACGTTGAGCCGAAAGCCTCCGAGTGCCCACACTGCGATCGCGAGCAGCGAAAGGAAATCGTAGGGCGAGGGCTCGATGATCGAAATGCAACCCGAAGCAATAAAGGCTGCGAAGACGATCCGCAGCAGAGGTTCGAGATCGAGCCTGCGTCGAGTGTGTGGCCCGATGTCGGCGTTCTGTGGTCTCGGATAGGTCGCGGTGTCGCTCATCGGGCCGTGGCCTCCGGTGTGATCGTCACCTTGCGGCGCACCAGCACGCGATCAGAGGTGTGGGCGCAGCCGTCGATGCGCATCGAGGCGTAGTAGAGCCAGGCCTCATTGCCGACGTCTTCGAAATTGCGCGTCTGCGCCTGCTCGTCGAGGAGCGCGGGATAGGAGTTGAGCCGGTCGGCGCCGCAGGCATTGTCGAAGAGCGTCTTGGTGGCAAACAGCAGGCGCGGCTCGCTCCAGGCGATCAGATCGCGCGAGGTGGCGTAGTAGAAGCCCGGCACCGGGTAGCTCTTGTCGTCCTTCCACGCCTGCACGACGGCGATCCAGGTGCCTGAGGCGCGCTGGCGCACGAGAGCGCCGGGCGCCACCGGGAAAGGTGCGATCGGTTGGCATTCGGCGGGGGCTGGCTGTTGCGGACCGTAGGGATCCGCGTAGCGGATGCTGAACCCCTTGCCGTCATAGGCGCGCCAGGTGCCGGCTTTCAGCGGTTCGGCGCTGCGGAACAGGCAGGCGCCATAGCGCTGGCCGGTCCAGCCGGTGGTGTTGCTGAGGAAATAGCGGTTACCGCCGAGGCCGACGATGTTGGATGGATTGAAAAAGCCGCGATGGCGGCCTTGTTCGACATTCTGGCGGAACGGCGCTGAAGCGACGACCGGCGGCGCCATTTTGGCGAAGGTCGTACCGCCATCGTGGGAGACGGCGCCGATCAACGTGTTGAACCAGCAGCCGAGCGCCGCCTTGTCCTTTGGTACGTCGCATTGACCGTTGCGGTCGCCATGGAATTCGTGATGGACGACGGCGGCGACATCCTTGCCGTTGTCGGTCCAGGTGGCGGCGATCCAG from the Beijerinckia sp. 28-YEA-48 genome contains:
- a CDS encoding acyltransferase yields the protein MQGNRSEANRLELVQALRALAALSVVLGHALHETLSFPGMTGGSFSTFVMDRSGAGVDLFFAISGFVMIYASQKLFATQGAGWKFLFRRIARIVPLYWAVTSLFLLVLAASPALLSSGAPTPGEIIKSYLFIPFSAPGTALAQPVYKLGWTLNYEMLFYTLLACMIALPRRRAVAALLIVLSTLVVAGAFIPAGSEPASFWTHPIILEFGAGALLASLYIDGVRLPAKMRWILAALAILWLSLAPVPEPGTVYGTARPLLWGIPAILILAGATLSGNASLRSALARPAILLGDASYSIYLLHPIIIRALRVFWDKMGLSAGLPPWLFILSTLIATIIISVIAYRWFERPLTTWLQRWGGRTATPSVSRVS
- a CDS encoding O-antigen ligase family protein; protein product: MSDTATYPRPQNADIGPHTRRRLDLEPLLRIVFAAFIASGCISIIEPSPYDFLSLLAIAVWALGGFRLNVVLMPMIFLWVIYTVAGFVALMPHWNEHDSWLFQFQSLYLIVTVVFFAMFFSEKTHDRIDLCLKAFTFGCVASSLLGILGYLGLFGLADYTVMYEGRVSGTFKDPNVFGSYLVMALVYLTHGLITGRTRRPFLVIVSTGIVALGIFLSFSRGSWGAAVIALVTMFIVTFFTAEDAPTRRRMLLWAAAAITIAILGIIVILSFDTTRELFLQRATVTQDYDEGLTGRFGNQLRSLPMLLELPNGFGPLRFRLFFFLEPHNSYINAFASYGWVGGFTWLILVASTCFIGFRLTFMKSPYRDLAHVCWPPLFAMLLQGFQIDIDHWRWVFLGFGMIWGMEAARIRWQWQQRHIAREAPLPASAR